A section of the Marinoscillum sp. 108 genome encodes:
- the dprA gene encoding DNA-processing protein DprA translates to MNEKLYQVALEFIPGIGDVNAKNLIAYCGSASAVFTAKISHLKKIPGIGPKTIDLLSSAQPLHEAERVIKEASKKGIDIHHFTDSSYPEKLKQTIDSPNIIYSKGTINSWSKVLAIVGTRNATDYGRTITERIIEDARDLGLVVVSGLAYGIDITAHRAALKANIPTIGVLAGGLDRIYPASHKKPAEEMLENGGLISENPPGIQAEAHFFPARNRIIAGMSDAVVVIEAARKGGALITANIADSYNRTVFAVPGDLENRFSEGCNYLIRNQKALIYTGVDDLKYHLNWDTEKPNAERPVKHDFSKLPEGDQKLLSTLSDHPAGLAVDEIAWRTQTPINQLAGNLLNLEFQGLIKSLPGKKYKLS, encoded by the coding sequence ATGAACGAGAAGCTGTATCAGGTAGCACTGGAATTCATTCCCGGCATTGGTGATGTCAATGCCAAAAACCTGATCGCTTACTGTGGATCTGCCTCAGCGGTGTTCACCGCCAAAATCAGTCACCTAAAAAAAATCCCAGGAATTGGCCCCAAAACAATCGATCTACTAAGCAGTGCGCAACCGCTCCATGAAGCCGAGCGGGTGATCAAAGAAGCCTCAAAAAAGGGAATCGACATTCATCATTTTACGGATTCCTCCTACCCGGAGAAGCTCAAGCAAACGATAGATTCACCAAACATCATTTATTCAAAAGGCACCATCAACTCCTGGAGTAAGGTACTGGCGATCGTGGGCACCCGCAATGCCACCGATTATGGCCGCACGATCACTGAACGTATTATAGAAGACGCCAGAGACCTTGGATTAGTAGTTGTGAGTGGTCTTGCTTACGGCATTGACATCACTGCGCACCGGGCCGCGCTCAAGGCCAATATCCCAACAATCGGGGTGCTGGCCGGGGGTCTTGACCGAATCTATCCAGCCTCTCACAAAAAGCCGGCAGAAGAAATGCTCGAAAACGGCGGGCTTATCTCAGAAAACCCTCCTGGGATACAGGCTGAAGCCCATTTTTTTCCTGCCCGAAACAGAATCATCGCTGGCATGAGTGATGCAGTGGTGGTGATCGAAGCGGCCAGAAAAGGTGGCGCTTTGATTACGGCAAACATCGCCGACTCCTACAACCGCACCGTTTTTGCCGTGCCCGGTGACCTGGAAAACAGGTTTTCCGAGGGCTGTAACTATCTCATCCGAAATCAGAAAGCCCTCATCTACACCGGAGTAGATGATTTGAAATATCACCTCAACTGGGACACTGAGAAGCCCAATGCGGAAAGGCCAGTCAAACATGATTTCTCCAAACTGCCGGAAGGTGATCAAAAATTACTTAGCACATTGAGTGACCATCCTGCCGGTCTGGCCGTGGACGAAATAGCCTGGCGCACCCAAACTCCCATCAACCAGCTGGCAGGAAACCTGCTCAACCTGGAGTTTCAGGGCCTGATTAAGTCGCTTCCAGGTAAAAAGTATAAGCTCTCTTAA
- a CDS encoding MerR family transcriptional regulator, with protein MPYKEKEIEKKYFTIGEVADELGVATSLIRFWEGEFDIIKPKKNRKGNRQFTKEDIKNVKLIYYLVKEKGFTLQGARDFIKNDVEAATNKVELIESLKKVRSFLVTLKQQLD; from the coding sequence GTGCCATATAAGGAAAAAGAAATAGAAAAAAAGTACTTCACGATAGGAGAAGTAGCCGATGAACTCGGGGTGGCTACTTCACTCATCCGCTTTTGGGAAGGTGAATTTGATATTATCAAACCAAAGAAAAACCGAAAAGGCAATCGCCAATTCACCAAAGAGGACATCAAAAATGTGAAGCTCATTTATTACCTGGTAAAGGAGAAGGGTTTTACACTACAAGGAGCACGTGATTTCATCAAAAACGATGTGGAGGCCGCTACTAACAAGGTGGAGCTCATCGAATCACTCAAGAAAGTACGGTCATTTTTAGTTACTCTTAAGCAGCAGCTGGACTAA
- a CDS encoding CapA family protein: MRQLSGSLLTFSILLFLLTNCKVSQQTTAPPPPDQHTVRLALDSIPLEKETFLITQAGDTLDTLFQEVDISIERLLPDTVTIMAVGDIMMGTQFPNKSYLPLNNGEYLWDDTRDLLASADITFGNLEGTLLDGEGDPKECNNPDACYLFKMPTRLATNLVDCGFDLLSVANNHANDFGPVGRKATRKTLDSLGLTSAGSTEYPYTVAKIGDLKVGFVAFAPNKGTLTFYNVEYARSIVTMLDSLSDLVIISIHGGAEGAKNMHVTRAREFYFGEDRGNIYEFSHAMIDAGADLVLGHGPHVVRAIEVYKDRLIAYSLGNFLTYGRFNLKGANGESPLLEVQTKSNGEFIGGRIHSFYQSYSRGPLKDERKQVMKNIQKLSREDFPENEILIDDEGRIIYIQN, from the coding sequence ATGAGGCAGCTCAGCGGATCACTTCTTACGTTCTCAATTTTACTGTTTTTGCTTACCAACTGTAAAGTCAGTCAGCAAACCACTGCCCCACCTCCACCCGACCAGCATACCGTGAGATTAGCGTTGGATTCCATTCCTCTGGAAAAAGAGACTTTTCTGATCACACAGGCGGGAGACACCCTTGACACGCTCTTTCAGGAAGTAGACATCTCCATCGAACGCCTCTTACCGGATACAGTCACCATCATGGCGGTGGGAGACATCATGATGGGTACCCAATTCCCCAACAAGAGCTACCTGCCTTTAAACAACGGTGAATACCTTTGGGATGACACCCGGGACCTCCTCGCATCTGCCGACATCACCTTTGGCAACCTCGAAGGCACCTTATTGGATGGCGAAGGTGACCCCAAAGAATGCAACAACCCCGATGCCTGCTATCTATTCAAAATGCCCACCCGACTGGCCACCAATCTCGTTGATTGCGGATTTGATCTGCTAAGCGTTGCCAATAACCACGCGAATGACTTTGGGCCTGTAGGTAGAAAAGCTACGCGAAAAACCCTGGATTCCCTCGGGCTGACCTCCGCTGGCTCTACAGAGTACCCATATACCGTAGCCAAAATAGGAGACCTGAAAGTGGGGTTTGTGGCCTTTGCTCCAAATAAGGGAACCCTCACCTTCTATAACGTGGAATACGCAAGATCCATCGTGACCATGCTGGACTCCCTGAGTGATCTGGTGATTATCTCTATTCATGGTGGTGCGGAGGGTGCCAAGAATATGCACGTGACCAGAGCCCGAGAATTCTATTTTGGGGAAGACCGTGGCAACATTTATGAGTTTAGTCACGCGATGATTGATGCAGGTGCCGATTTGGTATTGGGGCATGGACCACATGTGGTCAGAGCTATTGAAGTTTATAAAGACAGATTAATTGCCTACTCACTGGGTAATTTTTTGACTTATGGACGTTTTAACCTGAAAGGTGCCAATGGGGAATCCCCCTTACTGGAGGTACAAACCAAATCCAACGGCGAGTTCATTGGTGGGAGAATCCATTCCTTCTACCAATCCTATAGCCGGGGCCCCTTGAAAGACGAGCGAAAGCAGGTCATGAAGAACATTCAAAAATTATCTCGGGAAGATTTCCCCGAAAATGAAATATTGATTGATGATGAAGGTAGAATTATCTATATTCAAAACTGA
- a CDS encoding M23 family metallopeptidase, whose amino-acid sequence MARIKYYYDTESCRYERIRVSSWDILWNSLGFLMLAMLLAGGIVFIYTKYFESPEEALLRKENEELRMYYELLSKEVTDANQMLASLQERDDNIYRVIMGAEPIADEIRKAGFGGANRYRNILEQGLEREELVLENYQRIDQLKKQMYIQTKSYDEVMNLALDKELMLASMPAIQPVSNEDLKRLSSGFGYRMDPILKTRRPHHGVDFSLPKGNPVYATGDGVVKFTKTSFSGYGKQIEIDHGFGYTTKYAHLNEFVVKTGQKVKRGELIAYSGNTGKSTAPHLHYEVKIDGKPVNPVHYFYKDLDSEEYEEVLRLASIENQAMGSY is encoded by the coding sequence ATGGCCAGGATTAAGTATTATTATGACACAGAGTCATGTAGATACGAGCGGATAAGAGTTTCATCATGGGATATCCTATGGAATTCGCTTGGTTTTTTAATGCTAGCGATGCTTTTGGCGGGGGGTATAGTGTTTATCTATACCAAATATTTTGAGTCCCCTGAAGAGGCGCTTTTGAGAAAAGAAAACGAGGAGCTCAGAATGTACTACGAGCTCCTAAGCAAGGAAGTAACAGATGCCAATCAGATGTTGGCCTCCCTGCAGGAAAGAGATGACAACATCTACCGGGTCATCATGGGTGCAGAGCCTATTGCCGATGAAATCAGAAAAGCTGGATTTGGTGGAGCTAACCGCTACAGAAACATTCTGGAGCAGGGTCTTGAGCGTGAAGAGCTGGTACTTGAAAACTACCAGCGCATTGATCAGCTCAAAAAACAAATGTACATCCAGACCAAATCCTACGATGAGGTGATGAATCTGGCTTTGGACAAAGAGTTGATGCTGGCTTCTATGCCCGCCATTCAGCCTGTATCCAATGAAGACCTTAAGCGACTATCAAGTGGATTTGGATACCGAATGGATCCAATCCTGAAAACACGACGACCACACCACGGAGTAGACTTCTCTTTGCCTAAAGGAAACCCTGTCTATGCTACTGGAGATGGAGTGGTCAAGTTTACCAAAACCAGCTTTAGCGGTTACGGTAAGCAAATTGAAATCGACCATGGATTTGGATACACCACCAAATATGCTCACCTCAATGAGTTTGTGGTGAAAACAGGCCAGAAAGTGAAGCGTGGTGAGTTAATCGCTTACTCTGGAAATACTGGTAAGTCTACCGCTCCACACCTTCATTATGAAGTAAAAATTGACGGTAAGCCCGTGAATCCGGTACATTACTTCTACAAAGATCTGGACTCTGAAGAATATGAAGAAGTACTCCGATTGGCCTCTATAGAAAACCAGGCCATGGGTTCTTACTAA
- the alaS gene encoding alanine--tRNA ligase, translated as MDSKDIRAQFLEFFKSKSHKIVPSAPIVVQNDPTLMFTNAGMNQFKDYFLGNKTPDSNRVADTQKCLRVSGKHNDLEEVGLDTYHHTMFEMLGNWSFGDYFKKEAIEWAWEFLTDVCGLPEDRMYATVFEGDEKEQLEADEEARGYWKALIPESRILNGNKKDNFWEMGDTGPCGPCSEIHIDLRSEDEVKKVPGRDLVNNDHPLVVEIWNLVFMQFNRLADGSLKNLPQQHVDTGMGFERLAMAVQGKQSNYDTDVFQPIIQSIAKRAGVTYGEDQKVDIAIRVISDHIRAISFTIADGQLPGNAKAGYVIRRILRRAVRYGYTFLNFKEPFLTDLVGQLADQFKDTFPELDAQRVFVAKVIREEEVSFLRTLEKGLKRFEIIKAETKGKVIDGKTAFELYDTYGFPLDLTSLIARENGFSVDEKAFQAEMLIQKERSKSAAEQSTGDWISVISEAEASVFLGYEHLESESRITRYREVKQKKGSFYQIVLDQTPFYAESGGQVGDSGVLESDAERIAVFDTKRENDLIVHYTKALPKDLTATFMAKVNVQKRLLTENNHSATHLLHAALRSVLGEHVQQKGSLVNEEVLRFDFSHFAKVTEEEIAKVEAIVNRRIRENIALDERRNVPIEEAKSLGAMALFGEKYGEFVRVITFDRDYSVELCGGTHVPATGHIGLFKIVSESSVAAGVRRIEAITADKAEAFVDQELEILKEIKELLKNPADPKKAIVSLIEEKNQLQKQIDELNQQQGSALKKDLINKVEDIDGIKVITQEVKLPDANVLKQLSFELKNEVPNLVAVLAANLNEKPMLSVILDDALVQKLGLNASEMVRAMAKEIQGGGGGQPFYATAGGKNLAGLSQALEIGKKIIHEKLKS; from the coding sequence ATGGATTCAAAAGATATCCGCGCTCAATTTCTCGAGTTTTTTAAGTCAAAGTCCCACAAAATAGTTCCTTCCGCTCCCATAGTCGTACAAAACGACCCTACGCTGATGTTTACCAACGCCGGTATGAATCAGTTTAAGGACTATTTCCTGGGCAATAAGACCCCTGATTCCAACCGTGTGGCAGATACTCAGAAGTGTTTGCGTGTGTCGGGCAAGCACAATGATCTGGAAGAAGTAGGGTTGGATACCTATCATCATACCATGTTTGAGATGCTGGGCAACTGGTCCTTTGGGGACTACTTCAAGAAAGAAGCCATCGAATGGGCGTGGGAGTTTCTTACTGATGTATGTGGCCTGCCGGAGGATCGCATGTATGCCACTGTTTTTGAAGGAGATGAGAAAGAACAACTGGAAGCAGATGAGGAGGCACGGGGATACTGGAAAGCACTGATACCCGAATCCCGTATTCTCAATGGTAATAAGAAAGATAATTTCTGGGAAATGGGGGATACGGGTCCATGTGGCCCCTGCTCCGAGATCCACATTGACCTGCGCTCAGAGGATGAAGTAAAAAAAGTACCGGGTAGAGACCTTGTCAATAATGACCATCCACTGGTGGTGGAAATCTGGAACCTGGTTTTCATGCAATTCAATAGACTGGCTGATGGTTCGCTTAAAAATCTACCACAGCAGCATGTAGATACCGGAATGGGCTTCGAACGACTGGCTATGGCTGTTCAGGGAAAGCAATCCAACTATGACACGGATGTTTTTCAGCCAATTATCCAGTCTATTGCGAAACGTGCCGGTGTGACCTATGGTGAAGACCAGAAAGTGGATATTGCCATAAGGGTGATTTCTGACCACATCAGAGCTATTTCATTTACCATCGCCGATGGACAGCTGCCGGGCAATGCAAAGGCAGGATATGTGATTCGCAGAATCCTTAGAAGAGCTGTGCGTTACGGATACACTTTCTTAAATTTTAAAGAACCTTTCCTCACGGACCTGGTAGGGCAGTTGGCGGATCAGTTTAAAGATACCTTTCCCGAGTTGGACGCGCAGCGTGTGTTTGTGGCCAAAGTGATTCGTGAGGAAGAAGTATCTTTTCTCAGAACACTGGAAAAAGGGCTGAAACGATTTGAAATCATCAAAGCTGAGACCAAGGGCAAAGTGATCGATGGGAAAACGGCTTTTGAACTATATGATACCTACGGATTTCCGTTGGATCTTACCTCATTGATTGCCAGAGAAAATGGTTTCTCAGTAGATGAAAAAGCTTTTCAGGCTGAAATGCTGATTCAAAAGGAAAGATCTAAAAGTGCAGCAGAGCAGTCTACCGGGGATTGGATAAGTGTGATTTCTGAAGCCGAGGCTTCTGTTTTTCTTGGTTATGAACACCTGGAATCTGAATCCAGGATCACCAGGTATCGGGAAGTAAAGCAAAAGAAAGGTTCTTTCTACCAGATTGTGCTGGATCAGACCCCTTTTTACGCTGAGAGCGGTGGTCAGGTAGGGGATTCGGGAGTTTTAGAGAGTGATGCAGAGCGCATTGCGGTATTTGATACCAAAAGGGAGAATGACCTGATTGTTCATTACACCAAGGCTCTGCCCAAAGACCTCACAGCCACCTTTATGGCAAAAGTGAATGTGCAGAAGCGCCTGCTTACCGAAAACAATCACTCCGCCACGCATTTACTTCATGCAGCACTGAGAAGCGTTCTTGGCGAACACGTGCAACAAAAGGGATCCCTGGTGAACGAAGAGGTTTTGAGATTTGATTTCTCCCATTTCGCCAAGGTGACAGAAGAAGAAATTGCGAAAGTAGAGGCGATTGTAAACAGAAGGATACGTGAAAATATAGCGCTGGACGAAAGGCGCAATGTTCCGATAGAAGAAGCCAAATCATTGGGTGCTATGGCACTCTTTGGGGAGAAATATGGTGAGTTTGTGCGGGTAATCACTTTTGATCGGGATTATTCTGTAGAGCTATGCGGAGGTACCCATGTGCCAGCTACTGGCCATATCGGTTTGTTTAAGATCGTAAGTGAGAGCTCTGTAGCAGCCGGTGTACGGCGTATAGAAGCCATTACGGCTGATAAGGCTGAAGCTTTCGTGGATCAGGAATTGGAGATACTTAAAGAAATAAAGGAACTTCTTAAAAACCCGGCCGATCCCAAGAAAGCGATTGTATCTCTTATTGAGGAGAAAAATCAGCTTCAGAAGCAGATTGATGAGCTCAATCAGCAGCAGGGCAGCGCTCTGAAAAAGGATTTAATCAATAAAGTAGAAGATATTGATGGCATCAAAGTAATCACCCAGGAAGTAAAATTGCCTGATGCCAATGTACTCAAACAACTTTCATTTGAACTCAAAAATGAAGTTCCTAATCTGGTAGCGGTTTTAGCTGCCAACCTGAACGAAAAGCCAATGCTAAGTGTCATATTGGATGACGCGTTGGTCCAAAAGCTTGGACTCAATGCTTCTGAAATGGTGCGAGCCATGGCGAAGGAAATTCAGGGTGGTGGTGGAGGTCAGCCATTTTATGCCACTGCTGGTGGTAAGAATTTGGCCGGACTCTCTCAAGCGCTTGAGATTGGGAAGAAAATTATTCATGAGAAACTGAAAAGTTGA
- the gatB gene encoding Asp-tRNA(Asn)/Glu-tRNA(Gln) amidotransferase subunit GatB — protein sequence MISEEVKAKYKLVVGLEVHAQLNTETKIFSSDGNSFGDAPNTNVSTISLGHPGVMPKLNIKAVEYAIKMGLACKSKISEYQFFDRKNYFYPDLPKGYQITQDKTPICIGGSVPVVYDGNQHSEVVLNRIHLEEDAGKSIHLEGETDTLIDLNRAGVPLIEIVTEPVIKTPEEAGAFLTEVRKLVRYLGICDGNMEEGSVRCDANVSVMRTTDTQLGKKVEVKNMNSIKNVVRAIYHEMDRQIALLEAGEEIISETRTFDANTGDSSGMRTKEELNDYRYFPEPDLSPLRVTSDWLEKIRAEMPLLPSDFKSKFEKEYGLSESDALVLTDQKEMAYFFEELCQQTNNFKGAANWVMGPFKSYLNETGNTIESSVIRVSHLSGIIQLIDEGVVSFSAANQQLFPYLVANPGATPLEAAQTLNIFQESDTASIQPVIDQVLIDSPQKVAEYRKGKKGLIGMFMGEVMKKTNGKVDPKLANRLLRESLETIK from the coding sequence ATGATTTCCGAAGAGGTCAAAGCCAAATACAAGCTTGTAGTAGGGCTGGAGGTGCATGCACAGCTGAATACTGAGACGAAGATTTTTTCGTCAGATGGCAATTCCTTTGGGGATGCACCCAATACCAACGTGAGCACCATCTCACTGGGACATCCTGGTGTGATGCCCAAGCTGAACATCAAAGCTGTGGAATATGCTATCAAGATGGGGCTGGCCTGTAAGAGTAAGATTAGCGAGTACCAGTTTTTCGATCGAAAGAATTATTTCTACCCGGACCTTCCAAAGGGCTATCAAATCACTCAGGATAAGACTCCTATCTGCATAGGTGGGTCGGTGCCGGTGGTCTATGATGGCAATCAACACTCAGAGGTAGTACTGAACAGAATACACCTGGAGGAAGATGCCGGAAAATCCATTCACCTGGAAGGTGAGACCGATACCCTCATAGATCTGAACCGAGCGGGTGTGCCACTGATAGAAATCGTGACCGAGCCGGTGATCAAAACACCGGAAGAAGCAGGGGCTTTTCTGACAGAAGTGAGAAAGCTTGTGCGTTATCTGGGAATATGCGATGGCAACATGGAAGAGGGTTCTGTCCGCTGTGATGCCAATGTATCCGTGATGCGAACCACCGATACCCAATTAGGTAAAAAGGTGGAAGTGAAAAACATGAACTCCATTAAAAATGTGGTACGCGCCATTTACCACGAAATGGATAGACAAATAGCGCTTTTGGAGGCGGGAGAGGAGATTATTTCTGAGACCAGGACTTTTGATGCCAATACGGGGGATTCCTCGGGTATGCGCACCAAAGAGGAGTTGAATGATTACCGATACTTTCCGGAGCCTGACCTGAGCCCGCTGAGAGTGACCAGCGACTGGCTGGAGAAGATCAGGGCTGAAATGCCTTTGTTACCTTCTGATTTCAAAAGCAAGTTTGAAAAGGAATATGGTCTGAGTGAATCAGATGCTTTGGTGCTAACCGATCAAAAGGAGATGGCCTATTTCTTCGAAGAACTGTGTCAGCAAACCAATAATTTCAAAGGTGCCGCCAACTGGGTGATGGGTCCATTCAAATCCTATCTGAACGAAACCGGAAATACCATTGAAAGTTCGGTGATCAGGGTCAGTCATTTATCCGGAATCATTCAGCTGATAGATGAAGGAGTGGTGAGCTTTTCCGCTGCCAATCAACAACTTTTTCCGTATCTGGTGGCTAATCCTGGGGCTACTCCCTTGGAAGCTGCCCAAACACTCAATATCTTTCAGGAATCGGACACAGCTTCCATTCAGCCGGTGATTGATCAGGTGCTGATCGATAGCCCTCAGAAAGTGGCAGAGTACCGAAAGGGTAAAAAAGGCCTCATCGGGATGTTTATGGGAGAAGTCATGAAGAAGACCAATGGAAAGGTAGATCCTAAGTTGGCCAACCGACTGTTAAGAGAGTCGTTAGAAACAATCAAATAA
- a CDS encoding TlpA disulfide reductase family protein, which produces MSQSKYLVLGLILSVFGCGKSGEDGINVSGKVENPIKGELVVLNQFEFTGLKPIDTIEVDPSGAFEFYVKPAEATFYRLNFYNRQQMNLVLDGTEEEVVIMLEGNNPGGEVSVTGSKHTKYVQQLEGMMRDQQADVKELNQQAIEARMADDQQTLARLTEEYFALMKLRQKELKTFIWKIAPSLAAYYGLESLPVEEHFPFYDSVAQKFSAELPGNMFTEELTKKVSALRKLAIGAEAPEISLPNPDGEVVTLSSLRGKYVLVDFWAAWCKPCRAENPNVVRLYQQYQGENFEILGVSLDRNKAAWVGAIEQDGLPWVHVSDLKYFNSVAAAEYQITSIPATYLIGPDGKIIAKGLRGASLEAKLKEIFG; this is translated from the coding sequence ATGAGTCAGAGTAAGTACTTGGTGTTGGGCTTGATTTTGTCCGTTTTTGGATGTGGTAAATCTGGAGAAGATGGGATTAATGTGTCTGGAAAAGTTGAAAATCCTATTAAAGGTGAGTTGGTTGTGCTCAATCAATTTGAGTTTACCGGACTGAAACCTATCGATACCATTGAGGTAGATCCTTCGGGAGCATTTGAGTTTTATGTGAAGCCGGCTGAGGCTACTTTTTATCGACTAAATTTTTACAATCGCCAGCAGATGAACCTGGTGCTGGATGGCACGGAAGAGGAAGTGGTGATCATGCTGGAAGGAAATAACCCTGGTGGAGAAGTCTCCGTGACCGGCTCCAAGCACACCAAATACGTGCAACAGCTGGAAGGGATGATGCGTGATCAGCAGGCGGACGTGAAGGAACTCAATCAGCAGGCCATTGAGGCGAGGATGGCGGATGATCAGCAGACCCTTGCCAGGCTCACAGAAGAGTATTTTGCACTGATGAAACTGCGTCAGAAGGAGCTGAAAACATTTATCTGGAAGATCGCCCCTTCATTGGCTGCGTATTACGGGCTGGAGTCATTGCCTGTGGAGGAGCATTTCCCTTTTTACGACAGTGTAGCTCAGAAGTTCAGTGCCGAGCTTCCCGGCAATATGTTTACAGAAGAGTTGACCAAAAAGGTTTCGGCCCTCAGAAAACTGGCGATTGGGGCAGAAGCGCCTGAGATTTCACTACCCAATCCTGATGGAGAAGTGGTCACGCTTAGCTCTTTACGTGGAAAATATGTGTTGGTTGATTTTTGGGCTGCATGGTGCAAACCTTGTCGGGCTGAAAACCCCAACGTGGTGAGACTTTATCAGCAGTATCAGGGTGAAAACTTTGAAATACTCGGGGTGTCTTTGGATAGAAACAAAGCTGCATGGGTAGGGGCCATAGAGCAGGATGGATTGCCATGGGTGCATGTGTCGGACCTGAAGTACTTCAACTCTGTGGCTGCTGCTGAATATCAGATCACCTCCATACCAGCTACTTATTTGATCGGTCCGGATGGTAAAATCATCGCCAAAGGTCTGAGAGGAGCCTCGCTGGAAGCCAAGTTGAAAGAAATATTTGGCTAA
- a CDS encoding acyl-CoA thioesterase yields the protein MSKKKKHCRESFVTMTEMVLPNDTNTLNNLMGGRLMHWMDIVSAIAAQRHSNRIVVTASVDNISFSKAIQLGNVVTLNAFVTRAFNSSMEVYIEVTAEDVPSGRKIETNKAFFTFVAVDQMGKPIDVPEIEPETADEQELYEGALRRRQLRLVLGKRMKPEDANELKSIFKL from the coding sequence ATGAGCAAAAAGAAAAAACACTGCAGGGAATCCTTTGTGACCATGACTGAAATGGTCCTCCCCAATGACACCAACACCCTCAATAACCTCATGGGGGGAAGACTCATGCACTGGATGGATATCGTCTCAGCAATCGCCGCGCAGCGTCACAGCAATCGCATCGTAGTAACGGCCTCAGTAGACAATATTTCTTTTTCAAAAGCGATACAGCTCGGCAATGTAGTCACCTTAAATGCCTTTGTCACCAGAGCCTTCAATTCCTCCATGGAGGTATACATAGAGGTGACGGCTGAGGATGTGCCTTCTGGCAGGAAAATAGAAACCAACAAAGCTTTTTTCACTTTTGTGGCCGTAGATCAGATGGGGAAACCCATTGACGTACCAGAGATAGAACCAGAAACCGCCGATGAACAGGAACTGTATGAAGGAGCGCTCCGCAGAAGACAACTCAGACTGGTTCTGGGTAAGCGGATGAAACCTGAAGACGCCAACGAATTAAAATCAATTTTCAAACTGTAA
- a CDS encoding protein-L-isoaspartate(D-aspartate) O-methyltransferase: MRKLLIKEVASKGITDERVLNAMMKLPRHFFFDEIFVTHAYEDKAFPIGQGQTISQPYTVAFQTELLEIKAGDKILEIGTGSGYQASILLELGAEVHTIEYNKVLYNQTRKFLPRLGYRPHFYQGDGSRGLPAQAPFDGIIVTAGAPSVPQDLIQQLKIGGKLIIPVGDGKTQEMYKFTKVTENKISKKSFKNFSFVPLLGEHGWKK; this comes from the coding sequence ATGCGGAAACTTCTGATAAAGGAAGTGGCCTCCAAAGGAATCACAGATGAACGGGTGTTGAATGCTATGATGAAGCTGCCCAGGCACTTTTTCTTTGACGAAATCTTTGTGACTCATGCCTACGAGGATAAAGCGTTTCCAATAGGTCAGGGACAGACCATTTCGCAGCCATACACAGTGGCCTTCCAGACGGAGCTTCTGGAGATCAAGGCCGGGGATAAGATTCTCGAGATTGGCACGGGCTCGGGCTACCAGGCCAGTATCCTACTGGAACTTGGCGCTGAAGTACATACCATAGAGTACAATAAGGTCCTCTACAACCAAACCCGAAAGTTTTTACCACGGCTAGGCTATCGGCCCCACTTCTATCAGGGAGATGGCTCACGTGGGCTTCCTGCACAGGCTCCCTTCGATGGAATCATCGTGACTGCTGGCGCACCATCAGTACCCCAGGACCTTATTCAGCAACTCAAAATCGGTGGAAAGCTGATCATCCCGGTTGGGGACGGAAAAACCCAGGAAATGTACAAATTCACCAAGGTCACCGAAAACAAAATTTCCAAAAAATCATTTAAGAATTTCAGCTTCGTACCTTTGCTGGGCGAACACGGCTGGAAAAAATAA
- a CDS encoding riboflavin synthase, translating into MFTGIIESLGNLKETKRDGTNLHLKISSDISHELKVDQSVNHNGICLTVTEVQDGAHWVTAIDETLKRTNLGTLSPGDEINLERCLQMNGRFDGHIVQGHVDTTAVVERVEDKDGSWIYRFELGPSEEVMVEKGSVCINGVSLTCFDIFENFFSVGIIPYTFDHTNFRNLRKGSIVNIEFDIIGKYIKKLQTKPA; encoded by the coding sequence ATGTTTACAGGAATCATCGAGTCGCTTGGCAATCTTAAGGAAACTAAAAGAGATGGTACGAATCTTCATCTGAAAATTTCTTCGGACATCAGTCATGAATTGAAAGTAGACCAAAGTGTTAATCATAACGGCATTTGCCTCACTGTAACTGAAGTGCAGGATGGTGCCCACTGGGTAACAGCTATTGATGAGACTTTGAAAAGAACGAACCTTGGGACTTTGAGCCCGGGTGATGAGATTAACCTGGAAAGATGCCTGCAAATGAATGGCCGTTTTGATGGACACATAGTGCAAGGGCATGTGGATACCACTGCTGTGGTGGAGCGGGTAGAGGATAAGGATGGTTCGTGGATCTACAGGTTTGAACTGGGGCCGTCCGAAGAGGTGATGGTGGAGAAGGGGAGCGTTTGCATCAATGGTGTGAGCCTGACATGTTTCGATATATTCGAAAATTTCTTTAGTGTTGGGATAATTCCCTATACTTTTGATCATACCAACTTCCGAAATTTGAGAAAAGGGAGCATCGTTAACATTGAATTTGATATTATTGGGAAGTATATAAAGAAGTTACAAACCAAACCGGCCTAA